Below is a window of Drosophila nasuta strain 15112-1781.00 chromosome X, ASM2355853v1, whole genome shotgun sequence DNA.
AAAACATTACTTTtcagctagctagctagctagctagcaCATCGGTCGGGTTCAATTGGGGTCTCTCTCCGAGTTTTGGGATTGGAGAAGCGTAGTAAGCGACAACGTTTGTGCAAAGTGCTGATTAAGGTAAACAAGAATGGGGCAAATGCGATACGGTTTTCGTAAGTGTTGTTTATACTCTGAACTGCAGTTTGTTTGCCAGATCAACAGTTCTAGGgtttttttgctgtgtgtgtaCATAGATCATGAGTTCAGATCGGATCAGATCAGTTCAGTGTATGTTTTTTTGGGTGCTACTTTCGGATATGGGTAATTAGCACTTTAGCGCAAAAGTGCAATTGAGAAAAGATGCATTAACTAGCATTAGTGTGTAGAAAGGCAGCTATTTAAGAGGCTAATGGAATCCAATGTTCAAGTCATGCTTAAAGCTTAACGCAAATGCCATAAtgtcaatttgtttgttaattgcaatttttcgTCGTAGATattgttttttgctgttgttgttgttgagatGTTTTCTGACCAAGTCATCACACTCTAAGGGCATCTTACCTCCCGAGCATAAGCTTTGCCAATGCCGTCCGTCGATCCGGTGataactacaaaaaaaaaaaacggaaaaaaaagatatatgaaaaaaaaatattatagtacATGGGGTAATCAATAGGTTAGCAACTATATAAATTTTTGGTGTCATAAGTGTGAgtaatgtgtgtgtaaggTGGAAAGCCCCTTATCAGAAGCAGCGCTGCCGCTTTAGCTAGTTTCACGCTAgttttggctgccgccaacactGATCAGGAGACTCAACGCATGATTTTTATCAGCGCACAAAGTTCAAAATGGCGGCGACTcttttgaagttgttgttcttgtttttcttACTCACCTGCCCAGTCGCCCATTTTGGCCAGATTCACCGAGGAGCCAACCAACTGTGGCCCCAAAATATTCGAATAGATCCATGGCAGGACTTTGCGGCATATCTGAAAGCCGACAATGCTGATGGCAATGCCGctcaatattttcaataaatgcgAATTCTCATCCATttctttatgtgtgtgtgtgttttacaCTAGCTTAGTagtaattaaaacaaaacagcaatttCGGTATTTATTAGCGTTGTGCTTTGCGTTGACAACTGCGGCGGTCTCGGGCTCCGTTGGCTGcctgaaaaatattcaattgaacTGTCGTTGTAGCTTCTGCctcagtcgctgtcgctgtttgctgtcgctgcctcAGTCGCTGTCGGCGtcgatttgtttttgcttttgtactgaggtttgtgttttgcttttggacTCTCTGCTCAGCTCTGCTCTGCCCCGTTGAATTGACCGGCagaattgaatatattttgtatattttttcttttcctttttgtttattgctaATAGTGCGCGTTGCGTTTAATATGCAAGACAGATACGATTATcgaatgcgtgtgtgtgtgtgtgttgaccgAATCAAACAAAAATCGTTGTGTTCTGCATGCacaagagaagagaagagtttttttttttggaaaatttctttggaaatttaattgaatttacaacATGAAATGTCAACGACGGCacgaaaaatgaaatgccGACTGagcacatatttatttgtatgccTGCATGTgtactttgtgtgtgtgtgtgttagtgtgtgtctgtgtgcccGTCTAGCTTCGCGCCACTTATGTAAtttgcaagtgtgtgtgtgtgcgaacaCGCCTCGGCAGCGCGCTCTCGTCGCACATGCTTTCCATACGAATCCCATATCGCACCACCAACAAAACGATAAGggggcacacacacagacgcacacacacatgcatagaGACTCGCAGTAACGCGCTCTCTTTTACTCTCaccccgaaaaaaaaaactgcacaTGCGCAGGAGACGTAAATAtagcaagcagcagctgcagcaggcAATTCGATGACGATAACATTAGAATACTATCAAATTTTAGCTAGTctaggaaaataaataaaaattcaaatacgaaatattaatacaaatataatttaactCTCAACAAATATGCGCATTTAACGGCACATTGAAATGTGCTTTGAGGATAATCTTTAAATAGCGTGGCGCACATGCAcactagatggcgccagctcGTGCATAAAGTATTGCATACGTTTAGGCTGACGATTAAATTTAACGtacttttgaataaaagcaaagcaagccATTTTAATTGGCAACTCTGTGCGCTGTGCACAACCCTAGAATaatgattgctgctgctgcgcgaGAGCAATATGGAgtatctgctgctgctgctgctgctatctGTGGCGGCAGTCTTGTGTCAAGTGCGTGCGAACCAACAACCAACGCTTAAACGTGGCGCCGGCAAATGCAACATGGTCacatcgacatcaacatcatcatcatcaagaACATTGTCAAGAGCAcaagcatcagcagcagcagcagcagctaacaCGTTAAAAGTGAGCAATTGTTGTGCGCTGCCATTGCGAGCCAATTTCTGGGTTAacacataataaaatatgcaagcaTCCATccaccaaaaataaaagggGGTAACAAATGTTTCGTTTTTGCAAACATTTAACAtgaaaaatacatatgtatgtaaataaataaaagtgtcCACCATTGTGCAATATtggcaaacgaaacgaaacgaaagaaaaaaaagactAAGAACACATTCTCGACATCCTTTTGCAATCTGAATTGTGTTAGGCAGCTGAGCGTGTGGCATGCGCACATCGCATCCTGACCTACATTCCAATTATTGGTCATCtaagcagcatcagcagcagcagcagccaagtaACATAGTCGCAAAGTGGAAgaccaacaaataaaaacactctctcacacacacacacaaatataataaaagaaaatacaaataataaaagtgttgCTAATAAAATGTGAACGATTTCAGTGAAATGGCCAGCAATCGATGAGAGCAAACACTCTGAATACAACTCAAGCTcaagcacaaataaaaaacagccaacacaaaaaaaaaaactcaatgCATCGCCACAAAAAATCTCGCACGCATCTCGAatctcaaactcaaactcaaactcaatcAGAATCTGAATCTCAAAGACAAACTCAAATAAACGCAAGTTGCAATATGTTGAAAGCGATTCGAAAGTGATGCAAAGTTGTCGATTAGATAAAGAAACCATAACAAGGAGCAGCCTAAGGACAAAAGCATAACAAGGACAAGAACAAGTTGAACTAAAAGAAGCAAAACgaagaagagcaacaacatcaacaacaacaactatttgCATTCCAAGCACTTTCATTATATGTGCATATGCTGCGGTGAGTTTTCCCTTTCCGCATTCCGCTTTCAGCTTTTCCTcctccattttccatttccccCTGCATTTCTTGCACTAATCGCCAAGTGATGACGAACTCTTGACACCTTTGATTGACGtttcaattgattttgcaGTGATGAAATCTAGATTATTTTGGATATTTGCAATTATATATTCATCGCTACATCACATAGGCTCCGGATCCACCTCGACGACATGTgagttgctctctctctctatttgaAATGTCATTTTTTTAGTGAAAGTTGATTTATGTTTAATGCTCATAGAATGAAGAATAGTTTCTTGAGTGTAGCATATGTTTAAGCAAGTGTTGTAATATTTCCGAGGAAAGAACTAACTATGGAAAGTCCTTAAAGGAATAGAAGTAATGATTATCAGGAAATGAATATTGATTTAAGTaagttcttaaataacttaGACTCTGCTTCAAGTTTGCAATTGAAAGTTGAAGTTCAATTAAAAGAACTGTATTCCCAAAAATGATAGAGCTCTAAATCTAAATATGTACTAGATTAGTTAAGATAGTCAACtttgtattaatatattcGACCTGAgtatcatttaaatttgatgtaTGTACCAATATTGAGGAATATCCCTGAGATCTCTTGACAGAGTAATTAAGATACGCTGTAAGCTTCGATGGGACGTGACCTGGCGCTCGACCAACTCAAGTCAAACTGCAAGGCTAATGTGTGCTTCAATAAACATTAACTTAACCGAAATAACCCACTTTCAAGAAAAGACTGCAGGTTAATTCTTGGCTTTTTAACTGGTTACTAGCAGatgtccatgctgtaaagcaTGTTCAGCATCACAAATAGTGAATGATCATTTCCGAAACTAAGGAAAGATTGCAGCTTTTCCTCTTTGTATGTCCAACATTATCCCGACTCCGGGATTGAATTGCAGTGTCTAAATGATCTTCGGGATCTTCGGGATCCTGAACATCACGAAtagtgatcagtgcaggaaatgtaaCGAGTTTGGAattaaggaaacacttgagcatcttctctgtagattCCTCGATTCGTCGTGCAACAACGATCCAGGATTTTGCtgacttttgccaaaaatgaaTTCACCTTATGCGACTTCTGAATCGAAGCCAACTTATACCGGTACAGCTAAGAACCTCCACTTTTCTAAGCTCCGCTCTTCTTAGGAGCACCCGGTTCTACCTAAGAACTAATATTAAGGAAAGTTAATGgaattgtattgtattaaGTAGGGAAAATATCCATAGAATTAAGAATCAAGAATTGCATTCCTTACCTGTAAATATTCAAAGATATCTAAGGTAAACTGAACGTATTGTAGTTATAAAAAGACAGttgagaaattaaaattatatttatatctttacaaatattaaaaagcatTTTGGAGATGAAAAACCTTATGTTATAAAGATAATATTCCGATTTAACATTGAATATGAATATCTACTAATTTAGTTATGTTAGATTCTTATAAATGTGATCTATCAAAATTAAGCAAAGTGAGTAGAACTATGTTGTTTTAAAAAGGGAAAATTTCGGATTCCTTAGAGGATATAAAGTTTTAAGAATCTGTTAGTACAGAAGTGCATTAGTTACCTcttgatattcaaatttatctaTTCAAAAACTATAGTTTTCATATAataatggaaatgaaaaacatCAAGTTAAAAGTTCTAAGAAAATATTCCGATATTTGTCTAAACTTAATTGCAATCTGTAAAAATGATTTGAATGCTTTATTAATCATCACAATTTTCAAGacagttcaaattgaaatgaattatgTTGTCtactatacaaaaatactgagaTCTCACAAATTGCTGTTGGTTGCAGTAAAACGTCCCCGAGCTGGCGATCCGTTTGACACGTTTCCGAAAAACTTCTGGCAGGAGTTCTCGTCGCCGTTCACAGACACGCCCGAGGATGAGGAACTGGAGGTCACCGAGACGACAACGCACGAGCCATTTCCGTTCTTTGCCGATCCGTATACGACAATCAACATAAGCACACAGCTCTCATCGAATGTGTATCTGCATTGTCGGGTCAACGATCTGCAGGGCAAGACGGTGTCGTGGATGCGACGCAAGGGCGACGATCTCGCCCTGATCACATTTGGCCAGCACACATATAGCGGGGATTCGCGCTATTCGCTGGAGTTTGAGGAGCCCAACGATTGGAAGCTATTGATACAATTTGCCAATGAACGTGACGAGGGTCCCTACGAGTGTCAAGTGTCGTCGCATCCACCGTTGGTACTCTTAGTATACCTAACTATAATTGGTAAGTGTCAAAGATCATTTGCAAAGTCGTATAGTGTATTAATCTTAGCTTTACTTACTCAGTTCCTCATGTGGAAATTCTCGATGAGCGAGGATCGGCCACACCGGAGAAATACTACAAGGCTGGTAGCACCATTGAGCTGCAGTGCGTCATCTCAAAGATACCACATCCATCGTCCTACATCACCTGGCGCCATGGCGTACGCTTGCTCAACTACGACACCAGTCGCGGTGGCATTAGGTAAGATTAATTTCCTCCTTCATAACTTCCATCCTTGCTCATTCTCTCCCTCCTTCTTTGCAGTGTCAAAACGGACATGCTGCCAGGGAGAGCCTTGAGTCGTCTCTACATTGCCAATGCGAATCGCCAGGACACTGGCAACTACACCTGCATGCTGGGCAACGAGATAACGGAAACTGTTGTAGTGCATGTGCTAAATGGTGAGTCAAAACGAAAAACCGAGACAGAGGGAAGCCATTTTATGCACCTAGAAGGAACATCGAACATCCCACTGTTTGCttcactttttatacccgctacccatagggtagaagggtattataaatttgtgccggcaggaaatgtatgtaacaggtagaaggaggcatctccgaccctataaagcatgtatattcttgatcagcgtcaacagccgagacgatctagtcatatccgtctgtccgtctgtgtgtctgtccgtccgtccgtatgaacacctagatctcaaagactataagagatagagctataattttttttcgacagcatttgttatgtttgcacgcagatcaagtttgtttcaaatttttgccacgcccacttccgcccccgcaaatcaaataacaagcgtaattttaaagctagagttgcaaattttggtatatataataataactatagtagttatgattcctgattgaatttggttgcgatcagataaaaattgtcgaagttattaaagaaatacttttgtatgggcaaaaacgcctacttactagggctcttagttgttttggctgacaatctcgtatattgtgccgtctatggtatattttgaatagtgtactatatcgatataccacatataccatttggtatatttttagtatatttgcagtatatttggtatatttaaataataataccgcaaaatatattggctttaatcaaattgggtagcgggtatctcacagtcgactacactcgactgtatctttcttacttgttagtttAAGGAAAGGGAAAAGAATGAACCCAAAATGCGAGGCAGAAGCCTGTGAAGAGGTTGTGAAAGTGCAAGTCGATTTCATTGTAGTCCCAACTCAACTTTTCCTTTCAACGCAATTTattaaagcatacttttaggcgcaCGCTGATTTCGTAGAACAGTTGCTGGGTTTCAGCTATAACTCAAAattaaagcatacttttaggtgcGTTCGAACTAAACTATTTGTGGACAGCAACATCTTTCCGCATTTAATAATACGGCAGTCATTGTGTGTGGCTTCTTCCTCTTgtcaaattacaatttaatgttATTTGAGAGGCTTCGTTTATTTATGTCGATTTTTAGCCTTTGAATGAATGAACTATATGAAAATACTTTATTGTTTAAGCTTATGCTCAATCAAGATTCTTTAGAGTTTAGTTTTCAAAGTTTGCTTTAGGTTTTAAGTAAACTAATGGTTGATCTCTGAAGTAAGAAtgcactctgtggtatattttaaattgagtaatataccatatatagcaGTTGGtacaattttagtatttttgtatattaatttggtatattttaaaatttataccgcactgttttattcaaaataggtatcttacagtcgagcacactccatTGTAGCTTTCGTATATGAAAATACTTGATTGTTTAAGCTTATTGCTCAATCCAAAGTTTCCTTCCCTTTTTGTAGTAAGTTATGAAGCTaagttttttatacccgctacccatagggtagaagggtattataactttgtgccggcaggaaatgtatgtaacaggtagaaggaggcatctccgaccctataaagtatatatattcttgatcagcatcaatagccgagacgatctagccatgtccgtctgtccgtctgtccgtatgaaacactggatctcagagactataagagatagagctataattttttttcgacagcatttgttatgtttgcacgcagatcaagtttgtttcaaattttgccacgcccacttccgcccccgcaaatcaaaaaaatcgaataacaagcgtaattttaaagctagagttgcgaattttggtatatataataataactatagtagttataattcctgaaaatttggttgcgatcagataaaaattgtcgaagttattaaagaaatacttttgtatgggcaaaaacgcctacttacaaggggtcttagttactttggctgacaatctggtatattgagccgtctatggtatattttgaatgcggtactttatcgatataccacatataccattcggtatatttttagtatttttgcagtatatttggtatattttgagaataataccgcaaaatatattgcttttattcaaaatgggtagcgggtatctcacagtcgagtacactcgactgtagctttcttacttgtttaagcTTGCTTTAACTTTTCAGTTTAAATACTAAGGGTTGATTTTGTAATGTCTCAATGTCGTTATAGAGAACTTTATTGAgcaaacttattttatttagacAATAGCTATAGAAATTACTTTATTAGGTAATTGAAAAATCGCcttaaaaaggaaaatatttgccaagtaAACTAAAGACTGATTTATCAGttataaaataagtaagaaaaaagtatgaagtattattattatacccgctacccatagggtagaagggtattataactttgtgccggcaggaaatgtatgtaacaggtagaaggaggcatctccgaccctataaagtatatatattcttgatcagcgtcaacagccgagacgatctagccatgtccgtctgtccgtctgtgtgtctgtccgtctgtccgtatgaaacactggatctcagagactataagagatagagctataattttttcgacagcatttgttatgtttgcacgcagatcaagtttgtttcaaatttttgccacgcccacttccgcccccgcaaatcaaaaaaatcgaataacaagcgtaattttgaagctagagttgcgaattttggtatatacaatatttactatagtagttatgattcctgaatgATTTGGttccgatcagataaaaattgtcgaagttattaaagaaatacttttgtatgggcaaaaacgcctacttactaggggtcttagttgctttggctgacaatctggtatattgtgccgtctatggtatattttgaatgtggtactatgtcgatataccaaatataccatttggtatatttttagtatttttgcagtatattcggtatattttgagaaaataccgcaaaatatgtttcttttattcaaaatgggtagcgggtatctcacagtcgagtacactcgactgtagctttcttacttgttttgttatttgttatgaGTTCTGAATAAGTTCAGAAAAAGtatgatatattattatttattttttgatatgaTTTCTGAATAAGTAACgtatgaattttatttatttatttcttgttaAAATTTCTGAATAATAATAAGGAACAAATGcgaacttttattatttattttatgttatgatttctgaataAGTAAGGAACAagtatgaaatattattatttaaatctgAATTGTAAAATAAGTAAGGAATAagtatgaaatattatattattatttattttttgttgtgattactGATAAGTAAGGATGAAGTATGAActaatgttttgttttttgttgtgatgtgaattcttatttctttttaaaaaaaatcagtaATCCGTAATCTATGAATGATTTGTCTTCGTATTTTTCAGGTGAGGAACCAGCTGCAATGCAACATGCGAATGGAACGCGATTCATGTCGAGTCCCTTAACTATGGTTgtgttttttataatatttgcgATAGTGAAACCGTTCCAGCGATGACAACATTCAGAATGGCAGCAGAATCGATGGTA
It encodes the following:
- the LOC132796970 gene encoding peroxidasin isoform X2 encodes the protein MCICCVKRPRAGDPFDTFPKNFWQEFSSPFTDTPEDEELEVTETTTHEPFPFFADPYTTINISTQLSSNVYLHCRVNDLQGKTVSWMRRKGDDLALITFGQHTYSGDSRYSLEFEEPNDWKLLIQFANERDEGPYECQVSSHPPLVLLVYLTIIVPHVEILDERGSATPEKYYKAGSTIELQCVISKIPHPSSYITWRHGVRLLNYDTSRGGISVKTDMLPGRALSRLYIANANRQDTGNYTCMLGNEITETVVVHVLNGEEPAAMQHANGTRFMSSPLTMVVFFIIFAIVKPFQR
- the LOC132796970 gene encoding fibroblast growth factor receptor 3 isoform X1; protein product: MCICCVMKSRLFWIFAIIYSSLHHIGSGSTSTTLKRPRAGDPFDTFPKNFWQEFSSPFTDTPEDEELEVTETTTHEPFPFFADPYTTINISTQLSSNVYLHCRVNDLQGKTVSWMRRKGDDLALITFGQHTYSGDSRYSLEFEEPNDWKLLIQFANERDEGPYECQVSSHPPLVLLVYLTIIVPHVEILDERGSATPEKYYKAGSTIELQCVISKIPHPSSYITWRHGVRLLNYDTSRGGISVKTDMLPGRALSRLYIANANRQDTGNYTCMLGNEITETVVVHVLNGEEPAAMQHANGTRFMSSPLTMVVFFIIFAIVKPFQR